The sequence CTGCCGGCCGGCTCCATGGGCGGCAGCAGGGCGGGGTCGAATTTCCGCATCCAGCGCCGATCGATCCAGTCCTTCAGCCGCCACACCCAGGGGCCGTGGAAGGAGGCGTGGCGACGGCTCGCGACGGCGTTGCGCGTCCCGGTCATGAGCAGTGCGAGCGCGGAACCCTGGGGCCTGTAGGGAACCAGGGATCGGTGCTCGAGCCAGGCATGGAGGTTACGGGCCAGGACCGGTCCCTCCCGGACCGCGTAGACCCCCGATTTGGGCAGGGAACGGGAAGGAAATTCAATACAGTCACCCGAGGCGAAGACGTTGTCGTAACCCATGGCCTGCAGGGAGGGCCGGACGCGGATGAACCCGGCGCCGCTGGTCTCCAGGTTTGTATCTTTCAACAGACCGGGCGGCGCTCCGCCCGTTGCCCAGAGCAGGAAGTCGCAGGGCAGGGACGGATGATCCTCGAAATGGACACCCGTTTTATCCACGCCCATGACTCGATTGCCGGTCAGGCAGGTGATCTCCTTTTCTTCGAGGTACCGTCCGATGATCGCGGCGACACGGGGACGGTGCCCGGTCAGCAAAGTCGTCTGCGAATCCACGAGGGTGATCCGGACGGGCGCAAATTTCGCTCCCCATCTCGAGTGCATGGCGAAGGCCAGTTCCACGCCCGCCGCGCCGCCTCCCGCGATGACGATCCGTAACGGGCCCCCGTCGCTCCGGTGGTTTTTCTCGAACTCGTGAACGCGCTTCAGCAGCAGGCCGAGCGGCCTCGTGGGCACGGCGTGTTCCCGCACGCCCGGGGTGTCCATGCCCCTGGGGATCGAACCGACGTTGATCGAGAGGGCATCGTAGGCAAGGGGTGGTCGGCCGTCGTCGAAGTAAACCTGCTGGAGGTCCGGGTCGAGGCCGGCCACCCGGGCCCGGACGAACCGGATGCCCGCCCAGTTGCAAAGCGGCCTCAATTCCATTTCCATCTCGTCGGGCCGGTACAGGCCGGCCAGGCAACCGGGCAGCATGCCGGAATAGCAGACGGTGGACTCGTCCGAGATGAGCGTGACGCGGATGCCCCCCAGGGCCTTCTTCATGGCCAGCATGCGGATCACCTGCACGTGGGAATGGCCGCCGCCGACCAGCACGAGGTCCTTTTTGAAAGGGACGGTCTGGATCATTAACGGAATATACTTGGCGAGACCGTGCAGCCAAAGTCCATAATGACTTGCGAGACCGTATCGACCATTGACCATGAAGATCTCGGCAGATAACCGAAAATGCCCGTTTTTCGGAGTCGATATCGAAACCTGATCGACCTTGACACGCGCAGTAGATTATCCTGACGATGCGGCCTTCCCTTAACACGGTGAACCGTATGCGAGAGATCCTGAGAAACCTGAACTTCCAAAAGGAGTATCAATGGCATTCAACATCAAAAAGCGCGGCAAGCTGACCT is a genomic window of Gemmatimonadota bacterium containing:
- a CDS encoding bifunctional NADH dehydrogenase FAD-containing subunit/selenide, water dikinase SelD; protein product: MVNGRYGLASHYGLWLHGLAKYIPLMIQTVPFKKDLVLVGGGHSHVQVIRMLAMKKALGGIRVTLISDESTVCYSGMLPGCLAGLYRPDEMEMELRPLCNWAGIRFVRARVAGLDPDLQQVYFDDGRPPLAYDALSINVGSIPRGMDTPGVREHAVPTRPLGLLLKRVHEFEKNHRSDGGPLRIVIAGGGAAGVELAFAMHSRWGAKFAPVRITLVDSQTTLLTGHRPRVAAIIGRYLEEKEITCLTGNRVMGVDKTGVHFEDHPSLPCDFLLWATGGAPPGLLKDTNLETSGAGFIRVRPSLQAMGYDNVFASGDCIEFPSRSLPKSGVYAVREGPVLARNLHAWLEHRSLVPYRPQGSALALLMTGTRNAVASRRHASFHGPWVWRLKDWIDRRWMRKFDPALLPPMEPAG